A region from the Candidatus Tenderia electrophaga genome encodes:
- a CDS encoding (p)ppGpp synthetase, which produces MEPLFDGLRSEIDNYLEPEQVDLVHRAFLFGAASHKEQKRKSGELYITHPLAVATLMAQMRFDTETLIAAILHDVIEDTPVAKEEIGTIFGNDVAELVDGVTKLTKINFESKAEAEAESMRKMLMAMVRDLRVMLIKLTDRLHNMRTLGYMRPDKRRRIARETLDIYVPIANRLGLNAMRLELEDLGFAALYPERHRVLVEAIKKARGNRREIVEKIECAIGERLEQEGLSGRVHGREKHIYSIYQKMRRKGLPFSEVHDVYAFRIIVDSVDMAYRVLGAVHNLYKPVPGKFKDYIAIPKANGYQSLHTVLFGPFGVPVEVQIRTAEMEKVAEAGVAAHWLYKTGEGSGYGTHARVREWMRNVLEMQQNAGDSLEFLENVKIDLFPREVYVFTPKGEIMVLKRGSTPVDFAYAVHTAIGNRCVAAKIDRKLAPLRTPLMNGQTVEVITAGNASPNPAWLNFVVTGKARANIRSYLKNLKRDEAVQLGERLLNNELAGYSTSVAQLPAQRVAALLGELKLEALDQLLEDVGLGNRMAVLVARRLMPKQDGDDDGVESRRRLKKALSRYMPSWLWGEKTDTARPLMIKGTEGMVVNFARCCRPIPGDPIVGFVTSGRGIVIHTETCKNVAEYRKLPEKWIETQWEDEVKGDFPVEIRVEVINQRGVLATVAAAIAEMGGNIDNVNMEERDGRHSTMTMVVEVHSRQHLANLMRKIRTIEPVLRVLRSRG; this is translated from the coding sequence CTGGAGCCCCTTTTCGACGGGCTCCGTTCCGAAATCGACAACTATCTTGAGCCCGAGCAGGTCGACCTGGTGCATCGGGCTTTTTTGTTTGGCGCCGCTTCGCATAAGGAGCAAAAGCGCAAGTCGGGCGAACTCTACATCACCCATCCTCTGGCCGTGGCCACCCTCATGGCGCAGATGCGTTTCGATACCGAGACCCTCATCGCCGCCATCCTGCACGACGTCATTGAGGATACCCCGGTGGCCAAGGAGGAGATCGGCACCATCTTCGGCAACGACGTGGCCGAGCTGGTGGACGGCGTCACCAAGCTGACCAAGATCAACTTCGAATCCAAGGCCGAGGCCGAAGCCGAGAGCATGCGCAAGATGCTCATGGCCATGGTGCGCGACCTGCGTGTCATGCTCATCAAACTCACCGACCGCCTGCACAACATGCGCACCCTGGGCTACATGCGCCCGGACAAGCGCCGCCGCATCGCCCGCGAGACGCTGGACATCTACGTCCCCATCGCCAACCGTCTGGGCCTCAACGCCATGCGCCTGGAGCTGGAGGACCTGGGTTTCGCCGCCCTCTATCCCGAGCGTCACCGCGTCCTGGTGGAGGCCATCAAAAAGGCGCGCGGCAACCGCCGCGAGATCGTGGAAAAGATCGAGTGCGCCATCGGCGAGCGCCTGGAGCAGGAGGGCTTGAGCGGCCGGGTGCACGGCCGCGAAAAGCACATCTACAGCATCTATCAAAAGATGCGCCGCAAGGGTCTGCCGTTTTCCGAGGTGCACGACGTTTACGCCTTTCGCATCATCGTCGACTCGGTGGACATGGCCTACCGCGTGCTGGGCGCCGTGCACAACCTCTATAAGCCGGTGCCGGGCAAGTTCAAGGACTACATCGCCATCCCCAAGGCCAACGGTTACCAGTCCCTGCATACCGTGTTGTTCGGTCCCTTCGGCGTGCCGGTGGAGGTGCAGATCCGTACCGCCGAGATGGAAAAAGTGGCCGAGGCCGGCGTCGCCGCCCATTGGCTCTACAAGACCGGCGAGGGCAGCGGCTACGGCACCCATGCCCGGGTGCGCGAGTGGATGCGCAACGTGCTGGAGATGCAGCAAAACGCCGGGGATTCGCTGGAGTTTCTCGAAAACGTCAAGATCGACCTGTTTCCCCGCGAGGTCTATGTGTTCACCCCCAAGGGCGAGATCATGGTGCTCAAGCGCGGCTCCACGCCGGTGGATTTCGCCTATGCGGTGCATACCGCCATCGGCAATCGCTGTGTCGCCGCCAAGATCGACCGCAAACTGGCGCCGCTGCGCACCCCGCTGATGAACGGCCAGACCGTGGAGGTGATCACCGCCGGCAACGCCAGTCCCAATCCGGCCTGGCTCAACTTCGTCGTTACCGGCAAGGCGCGCGCCAATATCCGCAGTTATCTGAAAAACCTCAAGCGCGACGAGGCGGTGCAGTTGGGTGAGCGCCTGCTCAACAACGAACTGGCCGGTTATTCCACCTCGGTGGCGCAGTTGCCGGCGCAGCGGGTGGCGGCCCTGCTGGGCGAACTGAAACTGGAAGCCCTGGACCAGCTGCTTGAGGATGTGGGGCTGGGTAACCGCATGGCGGTGCTGGTGGCGCGGCGCCTGATGCCCAAACAGGACGGCGATGACGACGGCGTGGAGAGTCGGCGGCGCTTGAAGAAGGCGCTGTCGCGTTACATGCCGTCCTGGTTGTGGGGTGAGAAGACCGATACGGCGCGGCCGCTGATGATCAAGGGCACCGAGGGTATGGTGGTCAATTTCGCCCGTTGCTGCCGTCCCATTCCGGGCGATCCCATCGTCGGTTTCGTCACCTCCGGGCGCGGCATCGTGATCCACACCGAGACCTGCAAGAATGTCGCCGAATACCGCAAGCTGCCGGAAAAATGGATCGAGACCCAGTGGGAGGACGAGGTCAAGGGCGACTTTCCGGTGGAGATCCGGGTCGAGGTGATCAACCAGCGCGGCGTGCTGGCCACGGTGGCGGCGGCCATCGCCGAGATGGGGGGCAACATCGACAACGTCAACATGGAAGAGCGCGACGGCCGTCACAGCACCATGACCATGGTGGTGGAGGTTCATAGTCGCCAGCACCTGGCCAATCTGATGCGCAAGATCCGCACCATCGAGCCGGTATTGCGGGTACTGCGTTCGCGCGGCTGA
- a CDS encoding reactive intermediate/imine deaminase: MTREIIQTEQAPQAIGPYSQAVKVGTTVYLSGQIPLVPQTMELVEGDMEVQIRRVFDNLQAVAEAAGGSLQDVAKLNIFLTDLAHFALVNQVMADYFQEPYPARAALGVAALPKGAAVEMDAVLELGD; this comes from the coding sequence ATGACGCGTGAAATTATTCAAACCGAGCAAGCCCCGCAGGCCATCGGCCCCTATTCGCAGGCAGTCAAGGTGGGCACCACCGTGTATTTGTCCGGCCAGATCCCGCTGGTGCCGCAGACCATGGAGCTGGTGGAGGGCGACATGGAGGTGCAGATCCGGCGCGTCTTCGACAACCTGCAGGCCGTGGCCGAGGCCGCCGGCGGTTCACTGCAGGATGTGGCCAAGCTCAATATCTTTCTTACCGACCTGGCTCATTTCGCCCTGGTGAACCAGGTCATGGCGGATTATTTTCAGGAACCCTATCCCGCCCGCGCCGCCCTCGGTGTGGCCGCCCTGCCCAAGGGGGCGGCGGTGGAAATGGACGCCGTTCTGGAGCTGGGCGACTGA